The Desulfobulbus propionicus DSM 2032 DNA segment GTCGAGTGCTCATCAGCGTTCACTCCTAATTGCATTGATTGCTCGACCGCAGAGGCGGCCGAAATAAATCCAATTGTAGCTAATGCCGTGTTGGTCACAGAGAGGCTTGATGGTATGCAGATCATCGAAGGCCGTGCAGGCGATCATTGTATAAGCATGTTTCTCAAGGCATGATAAGGCGTAGAGGCTCCACCAAAGCCGATACAAAGCGGTGAAAAAGCAGGCCGCCAGGAAGACGATTGATAACCAAGCGAGGTAGAAGAGAATGGCGGCAATCATTTTGAAAAGTACCGTTGAAGTTTGCGGAACAAAGGGCTCAACCTTGGAATGAGGACAAAGACGACAAAAGGAATCAGGAAAAAAGGAATGAGATAAGCGAAAGATTTGAAAGTCATGTTTCTTGCCTCCAGTTTTAGGAAGTTATCTTAAGGAATCGAAGGATGGGGCCAGACATAAATTTGAGCAGATACAAAGAGATATAAAATTGAGTGCACTGGAAAAGAACATCGACCGGGAATAACCAGGTCAACCAACAAATAGCAGTATGCGGTGTAGGGAATTGGTTGACAAGATCGGCCCCGAGAGACAAAGACGGCATGATTGTCGCCATCATTTCGATGAGGTATGCGAGAAGGGCAAGGATAGCGTTGAGAATGAGGACAAAGGCATCAACGATTACATTGATAAGCGTATCGAAGAACGCTTGGAACCAAGAAAGTATTATTTTAATCAAAGAATCCATTGCATCAGCCCTTAGCTGAAAAGAACCATGACCGCTTTACCAGTGCCGATAATGCACAGTATGGCAAAGAAAAAATTCATTACCTTCACAACTGAATCAAACGGCGCCATATCAAGAACCATTGGATCAGTTATGAAACGGCTCGACAAATCAACAGTAATTTTTGGAGGATATTCACAACCGCTGCCTTCAACGTAGCCGAGGCAATCAAGAAGCAGGTTGGGGAGTTGATATAGGGCTGTTTCTTGGAATGCGACTGAGGCATTCAAGATTTGCTCATAATTAATGCATGAAGACAGGCCGTCGGACAGGTCACATGTAGGGGTATACCAAGAGGTTGGGACTGGATAGTTAGGTTCAGATTCGGGATCAGGTTCCGATTGATTTGCGGCGGATTGAGCAGCGGTAACTGCTGCCTGCAATGCAGCAATTTGGGCAGTAGCATTATCAGCGTTTGAATTGACAATCTCTTGAGCAACCGTAGCGGCAGCTTGTGCAACTGAAGTTGCATTATCCTTGAGAGCTTGCGCGACTTCGGCAGCGGTAAGGGTGGGCTCTGTCAGGGTGTCAACGGATGCGCCCGGAACCGCATCGGCAATTTTCTTTTTCGCGTCGGGCAAATCTTTAATGGCTTGCTGTAAATCCGAAGCAACTTCAGGCGCCGGGCTTACAAGACCATCGGCCAAGCCGGGATAGCTGACGCCGGGTGATGGTTTGTATGTCGGTTCCTTTGTCTCAAGACTCCCTTTCGCTATCCAAACTCTATAGGTGGTAGCTCCGTAGGAATTGACGGAAGTATCATTCAAATCGAGAAAAACAGCCTGAGAGGGAGTTGCATAGATAAGCGTAGAATAAACAGATTTAGGGTATGTGGACCCGTTGTTGTTGAAATAAGTGAGAGTCGTGTAATTGGCAGCGTATGGAGCTTGTGTGATCTCAAAAAATGTACCGTCCGTAAGTTCGAGAACAACACCGACAAAAAAATCTGATGGATTCACGGAGACAGGCAAAGAGTTAGCTTCTATCAAGTTCTTGAGGCTAGTGTATGCACCGGATGCGGAGGTTCTAACCTGATCTACAATATCAGCAATTGACGCACCCACAGCGGCAGCCTTAGCCGCATAGTAATTTTGAGCCGTGGTAAGAGATTGAGGGGTGAAAAGGGCACCAACGGCCTGAGCAAGATAAGAGGGCTGGAACACAGCGTCGGCCGCCGTGGCGACGGCACCGGAAGCCGTCTTGACATATTGGGGTATTTGCCCGGTTTGGGCGTAATAGGTTCCGGCGGAAGTTGCCGCCATGGATGCACCAATGGCAGCGGCCGCTATGAGGGCAACGGGAACGGCAGAGTGACTTTGCGGCGGTTGCGCAAAGGTGCAGCAGTAGAAAAAGACGGTGAGCAGGGCGATCCGTTTCATCTTTTAGCCCCCTTGACCAGCTGCCCGCCGGTGAGATCGTCGCCGCACTGACAGCGGAAATGCTCGTCAAAGGGTTGGAAGTCCTGACCGATGCAGACGAAGCGGAACATATCGCCGCGCTCCGCACACGACCGCTCACAGATAGCGAGATATTCCCGGCAGGGCTTGGCCTGCTTGATCCGCATCGAGGGGCTGGTTGTGGTGGTGTAGGGAAACCCGCCGCCAAAGGTGCCGGTATTGCCCGGCGTGTCCTGAGCAGGGTTGGAGGCGGACGCCGAGCTGGATTGCGGGGTAGAAGGGGTCCGAGAGTAGGTGACGCCGCCGTTAGCGCTGTTGAGCCCAAAGCCGAAGATGTTCAGGAAAGCAAGACAAAGAAGAAAAAAGATATTAGGCATGGCAGGCACCTGGATTAATGATTTCTCGGTAATCGTGAATAAAGGAGGATTCGGTTATCGCCTGATGTTTTTCCCTCAGTTCCTGAACGGCGGTCCTGTAATATATTTGCGGATCAAGGCCGAGGGGTTCGAGGCCAAATTCCTCTTCCAGGGCGTCATTCTTGAAAAGTTCGAAGGAGTCGTATAAGTCGCAGGTGTCGAAGTCTAATTTGTAGGTGAATTTATCTTCCATCATGCCTTTGAAGGTGCCTTCACCGTTGACGATGGATTGTGTGGCAAAACGAGGATGCTTGTAAAAAAGGCCGAGCGAAATCCCGAGAAGCTTTCTCTTCTGCATGTTTCGACACCAGGTAACCAAGTCCACCTTGCCGCGAATCTGCTTGTCGATGTCCTCGGAATTGTGCGACATGAAAATTGCTTGAATTTTGAGTTTTCGTATATTGATGAAATATTCGATAAATTGGTTGTTTCTGGATTTTCGATAATCCCTGGCGTTAAAATAAAGACTGGCTTCATCGAAAACTTGTAGCCCCCATTCTTCGCGCGTTTTTGCCTGTTTCCCGGTGGCAAGCTGAGAAACCTTTTCGGCAAATTCATAGCATGAAGCCACGGAGCCAAAACGGAAGGCTCGGTTATAGAACTCGCAGGCTTTATCTAAAATTTCTTGATCGGAGACATAAGGCGGAAGGATGCGCGAGGCATATTTGATGGCCCAATCATCGACAAGCGGGTAGTTCAGGCCAATAACGCCGCCGCGACGCAGGAACTTGAAGGCTATTGAATTGACGATAGCGGATTTGCCGTTACCCATGGCACCGCAGAACATTTCGATGACAGCCATTATCTGAAATACATGAAACGGGAAAAGACACGAAGACCGGCAATCACAGCGATGAGCGAGGCAATAACCCCGAAAATGCTCACCACCGAGATTGCCAGCCAGCCGGTTGCAGCCGTGGCCATGTCAAAATATGAAATGGACGGCAAGCCCATGATTAACGCCCCTGGATGAGACGGCTGAACATGGACAACCCAACCTGAACACCCTTAATGGAACCGTAGATGCCCATACCGCCCGTAATAGCCAGGGCGATCATGGAGGTTACTTCAGTTGCGGCGTCAGTAAAGTTGGCAGCGCTAAGCATAATATGCCTCCTGTGCTGATTGAACGGTTTGAGGGCCAAGGCCCCGTTATAGCCAAAGTATGGATTTCAGGAAGTTGAGCGCCAAATGGAAGCCCACGGCTGAAATCCAAATCAGCAGGCCGACCGCGAAGGATGATCCGAAAATTTGGATGAAATCAAATTCGCTCATTATCGGCCCAATCGTATTTGAATGGTCGATGCCACGATGTTGGCAGCCAGTAACCCGGCATTGATTGCGAGCAACGTGGCAAGCCAGTAACCAATTGTTCTTAGCTCTTCGAGGTGCCCGAAGAGAGTAAGCACGTCATCGGAGGTCATGCCAAGTTGAAGCCAATAATCCGACCTTCATAAAACGATGGCATAATCTTCACCGAGACAGGTTCAAAATCATGGAACTTGGTCAAGTCGGTGCCAGTGGGAACCTCGATCTGAAGGGAAGATGTAGCGCCGGGAAGATTGATCAAAAGTTGAGTGACCACTTCACCGGTTTTTTTCCGGGTATACTGACGGAAACCGTTACAGATGCCTTTTACGAACATCCCGAAATTCTCTTTGCGTTGTTCAGGAGTTTTTTCAGTTGTCATTGTTCTACCTCTGAATGTTGAGTTGATGGTTCAAGTCATGGGTTAGGGTAAGGGGGAAGGTGAATTGCCCGATCAGCCTGCCCTGGTCCGACGGACCCAGGGCAGGCTGATCGGGGGAAAAAGTTATTCTGTTATGGCAACGAGGACAGACAAGCTGATCTACTCGACGGTTCAGAACAAGCAGCGGCGCCAACTGATACCGCTCCTTGCACCGCGCGCAGAGAATGACGGCCACTTCGTGGAGCGGATATTTTTTTGATCCGGATATGTCTTTGCCGAGATGGTATTTCATCAGGTGAGCCTCGATTTTTCCGGAATGACTGGTTGGCTCTCCTGGTAGGATTTGTACATCAGGGGAAAAAGCCGTGTATGGATACGCGCGAAAAGTGAGAGCAGTTGACAGTAGATGAGCAAGCCGAACCCGAGGAAAACGAGAAACAGACCGAAAAGAATCAGGGAATCATGATAAGTCATGGATAACCTCACAGAATTCGTAATTTGTTGAGTTCGTACTGAAGAATGTCGGCGGTAAGGTTGCGAAAGGCTTCGGCATAATCGGAACCGATTTGGATATCGCCGTAATTGGTGTGAATGGTGAACCCGCTCATCATGTCGGGAACTTGCCGGGTGAGGGCGTATTTCAGTTTTTTAATGGTCGGTTCGTCGGTGGAAGTGATGGTTGGCATGGCCGTCTCTTTATTAGAAGTGGTGAGGTTATAAGTTTTCTTATTGATTGAAACCTTATAATAGGAAAACCTATTGGTCAACAAAAAAATATAAGATTTCTTATGAAAAGTGAATTTGAAGAAATATGGGAAAGGATAAAGATCGAAACAAACTTAAAAAGCCTTCAAGGGCTTGCTAATATTATAAAAATATCGCAACCTGCTGTTTCGGAAATGAAATCAAAAGGTAAATTCCCGCCAGGTTGGGCCTATTTAGTTGGAAAAGAATTTGGATTGCTGACAGAATGGATAATGACGGGTGTAGGGCCTAAAACCTTAGAGGAACTAAAAGGAGATATGGCCTTTTACGAAGAACTTGAAGAGTGGGCGAAGGAAACGGGCAGATCGGAAAACACACAATGGTTGAAAAACCAGATCGAAAGTTTTTTCCCGATGTTCAGTGAATGGAAGAAAAGAAAGGCCGAAGGGGGAATTGCTCAGCCTGAGTCCCCATCATCAAAGGTAGCATAAAAAGTGTTTAAAAGTTGTAAAATTTCAAGTTGTTACAACGTGGTGTTAAAGCAATATAATGAGGTAACTTGTGACCGTTTTGAATCCTAACGACAACTTTTCAGGCAAAAGAAGTGAAGATTTAACCGGGTACAAATTCACAAAATACGGCGAAAAAAATGTATCAAACGTCAAATGGACCTATGATTTTACCCCGTTAAAAAAATGGGCTTTATTCATCCTAAGCGCTTGTTTCGTTGGAGCCTTGGGAGCATTATTGATTGGACAAAGACAAAAGATTGAACAGCAAAAAGAAATAGCCATCGAAGCGCAAGATGCGCGAAAACATTATCTCCAAAAGATACTTGAGGACGTCAAGCAACAAACCATAGCTGAAGAGCGCCGGAAAAGCATGGCAACCGAAAACACAGTCGTTGAACCAGCAAAACAACAGCAACCTCGAGGCAAGAAACTGTACAGCTGGGTTAACGAAAATGGTCAAACTGTTTATTCAAATAAGCCGAAACCAGAATGAACGTTACCGAATCAGGCCGGTTCAAGCTCCAGGTGAACACGCCGACCTAAAGCCGTTGCAATGTTCACTAAAGCATCCAAGGAGAAACGAGAGACACGACCACGCAATAAATCATTGATACGGGGTTGAGTCACACCGCAATGCAAGGCGGCATCGGCCTGCTTCCATTCATTGGCTTTAATAATGGCTGCAATCTGGCGCATCAGTTCAGCCCTTGCCCGAAGATTGGCAGCCTGTTCCGGTGTGTCGGTTAATGCATCCCAAATATTGTTATAGGTTTCCATTTCGATCATTTGAACACCTTCATCAGTTCAGAGTATCGGAATTTAGCAAGGTCGATATCCTTTCTTGAAGTTGCTTGCGTTTTCTTCTGAAATGCGTGGAGCACAAACACCGCGTCAGCAAGCCTTGCAGTATAGATAATGCGGAAAGTTCCGGATTCATCCCAGATGCGAATTTCTTCTACTCCTTTGCCGATAGAAGGCATGGGCTTAAAATCATCTGGCTGTTCCCCTCGTTGCACCTTATCAAGCTGATAACCGGAATCCTGCCGGGCACCCTCCGGAAAGGAACGTAAGCACTTCAAAGAATCCCCGAGAAATCGAATCACTTTCATAAACAAATTATATTCAATTGGATATAAAAAAACAAGCTTAAATGTGTCCCGAAAGCCTTGAAGCTGAAGGATTTTTGAAGGACATTTTCCCCCAAAAATAAGGAAAAGAAAAGAGCTGTGTGGAGAAAAATATAATAAAAATAGCTATATAGATCGGGAAAGCGTGCTGTTTTGCGGCCTTTCACGCCGGCAACACCGGTTCAAATCCGGTTGGGGACGCCAAAATATCAGCCTGTTAGCTCTCGCCAGCTAGCAGGCTTTTTTTGTTGGTGAGTCACAAGTGACTTGTCCTCCTTTCAAAATACACAATGAGGGCAAACAGACTTCAGCAGGTGAATATATTGCGTTCCCCTTTTTCGTGCCTGCTGGTCAAAATTTCAATCCTTTCATTCTTTCCTTTGCAAATCCTGTAACTTGACGGTATTGCTTGCACACTAGACCGATTGTTCCCCCGCATCCCGCCGGGTGAGGACCGCCATGACGCTATCCTTGTGTGCCAGCGAACTCGACCGTCAATCACCCTTTGGTTTTACTTGTCGTCGCTGCCTTACTTGTTGTCGCTTCAAGAAGATTCAGCTCAACCCGTACGAAACCGCCCGCCTGGCTGGTCGTTTGGGAATCTCCACCACCGATTTCATTGCTCGCTATACCACCGGCGGCACCGTGTTGCGCTTTGATGATCAAGGTGCCTGCGTTTTTCTGCAGGCCGACGGTTGTACGGTTCATCCCGACCGGCCGCTAGTGTGTCGGCTGTATCCGCTTGGCCGCTACGTTGATTCCCTGGGCGTGGAAACCTTTGCCCAGCTGGCCCTTGAGGATGGTTGTCAGGGAGAGCTCCATGCCCAAGGCACCATTGCCCGCTACCTGCAGGACCAAGAGGCCTTTCCCTTCATGGAAGCCGCTGACCTCTATCTCGATCTGCTATGGTATCTTGTCGAACATCTACATGAGCAGGATCTTGCACCACTCCAGGCAACAGCGGTCAGCGACGCGGCGGGGGGAGAGGCCGAAGCGGAAAGCGATGATAGGTGCCAACTGGTCTGGATTGACCTTGATCGGACGGTGCGCGAATACTGCCAACGCACCGGCACCCCGGTGCCCGGCGACATCGATGCACGGATGAAACTGCAAATAAAGGCTGTCCGGCAGTGGGCAGCACAACCTCAAGGAGGAGACAGGTATGGAAACGACCCAGAACCGGCAGGTGGATAAGGACCAACAAGCAGCGAATCACTCGCTGAAAAAAAGTTTGGCGATTGCAACGGTGGCGGTTTCGCTGGGTATCGCCTTGGGGGTGGATGTCGTTGATGTCCTGGCAGGAGAAGGACCGGGCAGTCCTCCAACGCGCGCCCTTTCTCGTCAGGACAAGGATCTTGTTTCAAAGCAGCATAAGGATGTCAGTCAGATCCAGCAATCGACGCGACAGTCGATTAATCAGTCGAAACAAATCAAAATCGATAGCCACCCCTCTCAGACCATCTACGGAAAATAAAAACAATCTTCCGGTTTCTTTTCCGCGTTGTTTTTCCGGCCACGGCGGCTTGCTTCCGTGGCCGGTTCTCGCTTGACACCTTCAACGCGGTATAAAAACTCCTCGCCGATCAGGCGGTTGACAATAGCAAAGGAATATGGATGCCAGGTCCAGATCTTCGGCTGTTTGGGGCCGGTGTTGGCTCCATGAACTAGCCCCGCCAGCCAGCGGTTATCCTATTCGCGCTGAGCCAAGACACATTTAATCCTCAGTTTTTATGCGAATCGATTGTGAGCCGGTGTACATTCTCTTATTCTAGCCGAGGACAGAACCATCTCTTGAGCGGAGTTCCTTGCCTTGTCTGGAGAGATGCCCCTTTTTCATGAGGGAATGAAAACCACCACCTTTTTTCGTTAGTGCCCATGCCCACACTCATTGTTTGTCAGGATGCCCACGATTATCGGGTGATCGATTTTGTCGGCTCGGTCACCATCGGTCGCGAAAACGATAACGACCTTGTGCTGGCCTCACCCCAGGTTTCCCGGCACCATGCATCCGTCGCTCAGCGGGAAAACGGCGACTACATGCTGTTTGATCATGAAAGTACCAACGGTGTCTGGATGGAGCAGCGCCGGGTCAACGGTGTCCGTCTCGGCCACGGGGCAAGCTTTCGCATCACCAACTTTTCTTTTACCTTCCTTGATGAACAGCACGATGACCGCCCTTCGAAAGTGTTTGCCTCGGAGGGCGAGAGCGGGCCGCCTGCACGGCAACGACCGCTGGATTCGGCCACTGTTCTTTTTAATCGGGGATCGGATTCGGCGGCCGAGGCGCCCGCCGTAGAACGGCCTGCTCCCTTGATGAATGAGGAAACGGTGGCGATGGTACCCCTTGCCAGCCTGTTTCTCGCCCTGCAGACCATTGACGAGGCCATCACCTTGGGCGAGCGGATTCTGGCTGGCGCCGTGCAGTTGACCGGAGCTGATCGCGGCTTTCTCGCCCTGCTCAACGAGAAGAACGAACTGTTATACACGGCGA contains these protein-coding regions:
- a CDS encoding zonular occludens toxin domain-containing protein, which translates into the protein MAVIEMFCGAMGNGKSAIVNSIAFKFLRRGGVIGLNYPLVDDWAIKYASRILPPYVSDQEILDKACEFYNRAFRFGSVASCYEFAEKVSQLATGKQAKTREEWGLQVFDEASLYFNARDYRKSRNNQFIEYFINIRKLKIQAIFMSHNSEDIDKQIRGKVDLVTWCRNMQKRKLLGISLGLFYKHPRFATQSIVNGEGTFKGMMEDKFTYKLDFDTCDLYDSFELFKNDALEEEFGLEPLGLDPQIYYRTAVQELREKHQAITESSFIHDYREIINPGACHA
- a CDS encoding DUF4124 domain-containing protein, with product MTVLNPNDNFSGKRSEDLTGYKFTKYGEKNVSNVKWTYDFTPLKKWALFILSACFVGALGALLIGQRQKIEQQKEIAIEAQDARKHYLQKILEDVKQQTIAEERRKSMATENTVVEPAKQQQPRGKKLYSWVNENGQTVYSNKPKPE
- a CDS encoding helix-turn-helix domain-containing protein — encoded protein: MIEMETYNNIWDALTDTPEQAANLRARAELMRQIAAIIKANEWKQADAALHCGVTQPRINDLLRGRVSRFSLDALVNIATALGRRVHLELEPA
- a CDS encoding type II toxin-antitoxin system RelE/ParE family toxin, with amino-acid sequence MKVIRFLGDSLKCLRSFPEGARQDSGYQLDKVQRGEQPDDFKPMPSIGKGVEEIRIWDESGTFRIIYTARLADAVFVLHAFQKKTQATSRKDIDLAKFRYSELMKVFK
- a CDS encoding YkgJ family cysteine cluster protein, which translates into the protein MTLSLCASELDRQSPFGFTCRRCLTCCRFKKIQLNPYETARLAGRLGISTTDFIARYTTGGTVLRFDDQGACVFLQADGCTVHPDRPLVCRLYPLGRYVDSLGVETFAQLALEDGCQGELHAQGTIARYLQDQEAFPFMEAADLYLDLLWYLVEHLHEQDLAPLQATAVSDAAGGEAEAESDDRCQLVWIDLDRTVREYCQRTGTPVPGDIDARMKLQIKAVRQWAAQPQGGDRYGNDPEPAGG